A portion of the Candidatus Pristimantibacillus lignocellulolyticus genome contains these proteins:
- the pepF gene encoding oligoendopeptidase F, protein MSTVPKREDVAKEFQWELEHIFESEKAWDQEYDQVKTLIPQFAAFQGKLSSAAEVNKCFELEDTLSISLERLYVYANMRLHQNMANTKYQALSEKARKINVSASEALSFITPEILALTNDELDALINSEHLKKYRHSLEEMKRSKAHILSQAEEALMAQVSNISSSSNNIFSMLNNADMKFPKVKNEKGEEVELTHGTYIQFLESKNRDVRQEAFKAVYATYGSLKNTLGATFSANINKNLFYAKARKYDSVLDMYLYGDNVPTTVYTNLIDTIHDNLPLMYRYMELRKKLLGVDELHMYDLFAPLVDEFDMNITYDQAKDIVEESLQPLGEQYLSVLKEGLNSGWIDVYENEGKRSGAYSWGAYGTHPYVLLNHNDNLNSMFTLTHEMGHALHSYHSDEAQNYRDAQYPIFLAEVASTLNEALLMDYLLKKSTDPKEKLYLLTYYADQFRTTVFRQTMFAEFEKIVHERTEQGESLTPEDLSSIYYDLNVLYYGKGVKVDEDIAMEWARIPHFYTSFYVYKYATGFSAATSFSKQILDEGEPAVERYLGFLKSGGSDYPIEILKRAGVDMSSPEPIQQAMSVFEDLISQMEELVK, encoded by the coding sequence ATGAGTACTGTACCTAAACGTGAAGACGTTGCAAAAGAATTCCAATGGGAGCTTGAACATATCTTTGAAAGTGAGAAAGCATGGGATCAAGAATATGATCAAGTTAAAACATTAATCCCTCAATTCGCAGCTTTTCAAGGTAAATTGTCTTCTGCTGCTGAAGTTAATAAATGCTTCGAGTTAGAAGATACATTATCGATCTCACTTGAGCGATTATATGTATACGCTAATATGCGCTTGCATCAAAACATGGCAAATACAAAGTATCAAGCTTTATCTGAAAAAGCTCGTAAAATTAATGTTTCAGCAAGTGAGGCCTTATCCTTCATCACTCCTGAAATCCTTGCTTTAACTAACGACGAACTAGATGCATTAATTAATAGTGAGCATTTGAAGAAATATCGTCATTCACTTGAAGAAATGAAACGTTCAAAAGCTCATATTCTATCTCAAGCTGAAGAAGCACTAATGGCTCAAGTAAGTAATATTAGCTCTTCATCGAACAACATTTTCAGTATGTTAAATAACGCTGATATGAAATTCCCTAAAGTGAAAAATGAAAAAGGTGAAGAAGTAGAATTAACTCACGGTACTTACATTCAATTTCTTGAAAGTAAAAACCGTGATGTCCGTCAGGAAGCATTCAAAGCAGTATACGCTACTTATGGTAGCTTGAAAAACACACTTGGAGCAACGTTTAGCGCTAATATTAACAAAAATCTATTTTATGCTAAAGCTAGAAAATATGATTCGGTGCTTGATATGTACTTATATGGCGATAACGTACCAACCACTGTTTACACTAACTTAATTGATACGATTCATGACAACTTACCTTTAATGTATCGTTATATGGAACTTCGTAAAAAGCTACTTGGAGTAGATGAGCTTCATATGTACGACCTATTTGCTCCATTAGTAGATGAGTTCGATATGAATATTACATATGATCAAGCTAAAGATATCGTTGAAGAAAGTTTACAACCGCTTGGTGAGCAATATTTATCTGTATTGAAAGAAGGCTTAAATAGTGGTTGGATCGATGTATACGAGAACGAAGGCAAGCGTAGTGGCGCATATAGCTGGGGAGCTTACGGTACACATCCATACGTACTATTGAATCACAATGATAATTTGAATAGTATGTTTACATTAACTCATGAGATGGGTCATGCCCTTCACTCATATCATTCAGATGAAGCGCAAAATTATCGTGATGCTCAATATCCAATCTTCCTTGCTGAGGTTGCTTCTACACTGAATGAAGCACTACTCATGGATTACTTACTGAAGAAATCAACTGATCCTAAAGAGAAGTTGTATCTGCTTACGTATTACGCTGATCAATTCCGTACTACAGTATTCCGCCAAACAATGTTTGCTGAGTTCGAGAAGATTGTTCATGAGCGTACAGAGCAAGGCGAATCGTTAACTCCTGAAGATCTAAGTAGTATCTATTATGACTTGAACGTCTTGTACTATGGTAAAGGTGTTAAAGTTGATGAAGATATCGCTATGGAATGGGCTCGAATTCCTCATTTCTACACAAGCTTCTACGTGTACAAATACGCGACTGGCTTCTCAGCGGCTACAAGTTTCTCTAAGCAAATTCTTGATGAAGGCGAGCCAGCAGTTGAACGCTATCTCGGTTTCCTTAAGAGTGGTGGCAGTGACTATCCTATCGAGATTTTGAAGCGTGCTGGTGTTGACATGTCTTCTCCAGAGCCAATTCAACAAGCGATGAGCGTATTCGAAGATCTTATCTCACAAATGGAAGAGCTAGTAAAATAA
- a CDS encoding DUF92 domain-containing protein, whose translation MVTIVSEWWIRLILGAIGSGLIGYSAYRKQSLSFSGMLSAMIMGTGFVLFGEPIWFSLLIVFFVSSTFWSKWKRSVAKKREVEGNYEKSGRRDAGQVWANGGIGLLLCIGHALMPHEGWLYAYIGVMASVTADTWATEIGALSKSEPISVITWKRVSSGTSGGISWLGSLASLAGATLIGLVSSLFMQLDYRYIVAGAIAGFVGAMIDSVIGARLQVMYRCENCGKIIERKTHCGTMTKYWRGLSWMNNDRVNGISSVIGGAVALGLMLIMI comes from the coding sequence ATGGTAACAATCGTTTCAGAATGGTGGATAAGATTAATTCTAGGAGCAATAGGAAGCGGTTTGATAGGTTATAGTGCTTATCGTAAACAATCATTATCATTTTCTGGTATGTTGTCTGCGATGATAATGGGTACAGGTTTCGTCTTGTTTGGAGAGCCAATCTGGTTCTCATTATTAATCGTATTTTTCGTAAGCTCAACATTTTGGTCAAAGTGGAAGCGTTCTGTAGCTAAGAAGCGGGAAGTGGAAGGTAATTACGAGAAAAGTGGTAGACGCGATGCAGGTCAAGTATGGGCAAATGGTGGAATTGGCCTACTGTTATGTATTGGTCATGCCTTAATGCCACATGAGGGTTGGCTATATGCTTACATTGGCGTAATGGCTAGTGTAACTGCTGATACATGGGCGACTGAAATAGGTGCACTAAGTAAAAGTGAGCCGATCTCCGTCATTACTTGGAAAAGAGTGAGTTCAGGTACTAGCGGCGGTATAAGTTGGTTAGGGAGCTTGGCATCGTTAGCAGGTGCGACGTTGATTGGATTAGTTAGTAGTCTATTTATGCAACTTGATTACCGTTATATCGTTGCTGGAGCAATAGCTGGCTTCGTAGGAGCGATGATTGATTCCGTAATCGGTGCAAGATTGCAAGTAATGTATCGCTGTGAAAATTGTGGAAAAATTATTGAGCGCAAAACGCATTGTGGCACGATGACGAAATATTGGCGTGGTCTATCCTGGATGAACAACGATAGAGTCAATGGCATATCAAGTGTAATAGGTGGAGCTGTAGCTCTTGGATTAATGTTGATTATGATTTGA